In one Pseudomonas purpurea genomic region, the following are encoded:
- the ccoO gene encoding cytochrome-c oxidase, cbb3-type subunit II, producing MRHETIEKNVGLLMLLMVFAVSIGGLTQIVPLFFQDVTNKPVEGMKPYTALQLEGRDIYIREGCVGCHTQMIRPFRAETERYGHYSVAGESVWDHPHLWGSKRTGPDLARVGARYSDDWHRAHLFNPRNVVPESKMPAYPWLVTRPLDSSLTETKIRAMRTLGVPYTDADIEGATASLKGKTEMDALVAYLQVLGTVIKSKR from the coding sequence ATGGTCTTCGCCGTCAGCATCGGCGGCCTGACCCAGATCGTTCCGCTGTTCTTCCAGGACGTCACCAACAAGCCGGTCGAGGGCATGAAGCCCTACACCGCCTTGCAACTGGAAGGCCGTGACATCTACATCCGCGAAGGTTGCGTGGGTTGCCATACCCAAATGATCCGCCCGTTCCGCGCCGAGACCGAACGCTACGGCCACTACTCGGTTGCCGGTGAAAGCGTCTGGGACCACCCGCACCTGTGGGGTTCCAAGCGTACCGGTCCGGACCTGGCCCGTGTGGGCGCACGCTACTCGGACGACTGGCACCGTGCTCACCTGTTCAACCCGCGCAACGTCGTGCCGGAATCGAAAATGCCCGCCTACCCATGGCTGGTCACCCGGCCGCTGGACAGCAGCCTGACCGAAACCAAGATCCGGGCCATGCGCACCCTCGGCGTGCCGTACACCGATGCCGACATCGAGGGCGCCACGGCCTCGCTCAAGGGCAAGACCGAAATGGACGCGCTGGTCGCCTACCTGCAAGTGCTCGGCACCGTTATCAAGAGCAAGAGGTG